The genomic stretch ATAATGTTAAATAGTTTTTTCATAATAAAGAGGTTGGTCTTTTTGGCCTACTAGAAACAAAAGTAAATTGTGCAAATGTGAGTAATATTTCTACAACGATGTTGGATGGGTGCAGTGTAACCACTAACACTGGATCACATAAAGGAGGAAGAGTTTGGATTTTGTGGAGACTAAGTTTGTTTGATGTTCAAATTTTACAATATGATGCTCAGTTCATTCATACTAAAGTGGTAGCAAGGGTATCCCAGCAGTGCTTCTGTCTTACAATGGTGTATGCTTTCAATGATGGGACTACAAGAAGAGACCTATGGGAGAAATTGGAGGAGATAAATAGACAGTGGAAAGGTCCCTTGGCTTGCAGGAGATTTCAACACTGTCATTACTCCTGATGAACGTCTAGGAGGTAATACAAAGCAAGCTGATATGGATGAGTTCATTGAATGCCTGGCAAACTGTGGAGTCACAGATCTAGCTGCTACTGGAGCCTTCTACACCTGGACAAATAAGCAAGAACCTCAAACCAGGGTGTACAGTAGGCTGGATAGGTTTCTTGTTAATCAAGAGTGGCAAGATCAATTCCCTGATATGTTGGCTCATTATCACCCTGCAGGCCTGTTTGACCATAGTCTGTGCACTGTGAGCAATGCCAAACTGGATATAACAAAGAGAGCCAGCTTTAtatattttaacatgtggggtAGGGCTCCTTCCTTTATACCAACAGTGAAAGATGAATGGGAAAAGGTCTATCTAGGACATAAGATGTTTTCAGTTATCAAAAAGTTGAAAGCCTTAAAGCCAATTCTGAAACAACTTAATAAGGAATGTTATGCTGATATTGAGAATTCCACTAGTATTGCTGAAAAAGAACTGGAAGCTATTCAATTGCAGATTGAGTCTGATCCACAGAATGCTGAGTTAATACAACAGGAGATGGAAATCTCTGATAAACTGAAGGATATGCAGGCTGCAAGGATCAGCTACTTGAAACAAAAAGCCAAAGTTCAGTGGCTTGAGGAGGGAGATTGTAACACAGCTTACTTCCATGGAGCCATAAGAAAAAGATGTAGTGTCAATAAAGTTATTCAGATAGAGAATCAGTATTGGAAGCAGTGCACTGATAGCCACAGTATCCAGGAGGCCTTTCTGGACTACTATCAGTCTCTGTTGGGAAGCAGGAAAGCAACTGAAAAAGTGAGGTCTCAGGTCATTGATGAAGGGAGATGATGCACCCCTGAGCATATGCAGCTTCTCAACTCCCCTGTTACTAATGAGGAGATCAAAAAAATCTTTTTTGATACCCCTATTGATAAATCACCAGGACCTGATGGGTATACAAGTGCTTTCTCTAAAGACAGCTGGCCTATTATTGGAGATGATATTTGTGATGCTATCAAAGACTTCTTTATCTCAGGTAAATTTCTCACCCAACTGAATGCTACTAACAATACACTTATTCCTAAATGTGATAGACCAACATCAGTCAAGCAATTTAGACCTATAAcatgttgtaatatgatctaCAAGGCCATCTCCAAGCTTATTTGCAACAGACTTTCACTAGTACTCCCTGATATAGTCAGTGAAAACCAGGGTGCTTTTATTAAAGGGAGATCCATCATTGAAAATGTACAGATATGTTAGGATATTgtgaagttgtataataggaAAGCAGCCTCACCCAGATGTTTGTTTAAAAttgatcttcaaaaagcttatGACACTATTGAATAGGATTTTGTAGCTCAACTGTTAGAGGCTCTTGGTTTTCCTTATCAGTTATCCCAGAGAATTCTGACATGTGTGACTACTACATCTTTCACCCTGTGTCTTAATGGAAGCAGTTTTGGCTACTTCAAAGGGAAGAGAGGACTCAAACAAGGAGACTCTATGTCCCCTCTCCTTTTCACTCTGTGTATGGACTATCTAA from Silene latifolia isolate original U9 population chromosome 2, ASM4854445v1, whole genome shotgun sequence encodes the following:
- the LOC141641489 gene encoding uncharacterized protein LOC141641489, translated to MARNSSSKTKSKHSSRLAMVKTKQRSSEKRVEQKKTGPDEDDVIRTKPMQEVTGANLPWEVLNGFIHRIWHKHNIDKVSFMPNGIFLVRFKEGKDRDEILKAGHFMFDNKPLIFRPWTEETELTKEDVKNVPIWVRIQALHLKYWGKCLPSIAGLLGDFNTVITPDERLGGNTKQADMDEFIECLANCGVTDLAATGAFYTWTNKQEPQTRVYSRLDRFLVNQEWQDQFPDMLAHYHPAGLFDHSLCTVSNAKLDITKRASFIYFNMWGRAPSFIPTVKDEWEKVYLGHKMFSVIKKLKALKPILKQLNKECYADIENSTSIAEKELEAIQLQIESDPQNAELIQQEMEISDKLKDMQAARISYLKQKAKVQWLEEGDCNTAYFHGAIRKRCSVNKVIQIENQYWKQCTDSHSIQEAFLDYYQSLLGSRKATEKVRSQVIDEGR